GTGCAACTTCAAGCCCACAGACGAGCTCGGTCGGGTGGTGAGCGCGCCGAACCCGCGGGTTTCAGTGGAACCGCGGGGTTTCGGTTGCGTGTTTGTACAGAAACGTGCAACGGTCGAATAAGGTCGCTGTTGCGTGTGAGAACGTGCCCGCACCGGGTGACGCGATCGAGGACGTGCAGGACGCTACCTCACGCTGATCCAGTGGGAACCCCGGGCATCCGATAGAGTTGGTCCGCTGCGGAGTCGGTGAGCCGCCATACCTCTGAATCGCCTGTCACAGCCTCTTCAGCAGTCACTGACTCACAGAGTGCTTGGATGGCATCCCGGAACTCGTCGCTCCGTGTCGTTCGGAGCTGCACTGGCGTCTGTGGCCGATCGTGCCGCTCGACCCCGCGGTTGACCACGAACGTCTGTGCGAATGCGAGTCGTACGTCCTCCGGAGCCTCGTCGAGCCACGGCGGCAGAGAGAACTTTCTGTCGGGTGTTTTCGATCCGGTCGGCGCGCCCAGTGCCGATAATAGTCGTCCGAGTACGCTTGCATCGGCGGCTGGCAAGAGTTCGGTCGCTCGACCGTTGTCGTCCTCACGGACGGTTCGTGCGCCGACGCCCAGTGCCTCGTAGACGCTGGTCGCAAACTCATCGGTGTCCTCGGTGACGGTAAACGACGGCACCCATGTCTCGTCGATACTGCCGCCGCTGAAGATCCAGGCGACGGCGATCGTGAGTGCGCGGCACATGGGTTCCTCCCAGGTGAGATCGAACCACCCGCGACCCTCAGCGACCTGCATCCCGCGGGCGGCATCCGGCATCCCGTCGTTGTCGACCCACGCTCGGATGCGGGAGCGGGGAGATTCACAGCCGACGAAACAGCAGTTGACCCTTTGTCCGGGTGTTTCGCTGTATATTCGTTCACCCGGTGGTACTGTCGGACTAGTTCCGCCGGTGTGGCCGTTTCACTCCCCTTGTAGGTCGCAATGAACGCTGCAATGAGGTCATCCTTGTCAGTCGGGTCGCTCAAAGGCACGAATAGAAAAGGTGGTTCTCAGTTAGGCTTCCGGGCCGTCCCAGCGACCGAGCGTTGCGGAATTGCTTCCTTCGGCGCTCTGGTAGGTCACGCGGACTGTGTCCTCATTGTTAACAGGGTAGTCGACACTCACTCCAGCCGTAACTTCTGTTTGACCCGCGTCTTGCCAGGTCACAGTACCACTAGTTGCACCGCCATTTATGTTCAGGTTTGACCCTTGGATTGTGTCACCGCCATCGTGGGTGATCGTAAGGATTCCATCACCAGACCCAGTGAAATCACCAGAACCAGTTGCACTCGTGTCGTAATCGAAGCTGAAACTGGCCTGTGGTGCAGTATTACTGACCTGGTCACCGAGACCAAGCACGAATGTTGCGATAACAGCCGCGAGGATCACGGTAATCGCGACCATGAGGATGACGCCAATAACCGGCGATACACCTTGCTCGTCGTCAAACAGGTTTCGTATTTCCATAGTTGTCTCCGGAAAGCCGGCGAAAGAGCTTTGTTGAATCTTCAACAAGTACCCGTGGGGACCGGGTGGTTTTCCACCTGACTTTCCAGTGGCCCAACTTAGTGCGTAGCCGCACTTATACTCCACGTACTCTTTACAAAATATGAGAATGCCAGTTGTCCAGAAAGTCTAATCTTCGGGGGAAATGTCTGAGACGGCGATATACGCAGGATACAATTGTCGTTCAGGCCTGGGTTGAAGCGGTTTCAGCCCGGTATTGAGTGGGTTGATCGCGGGTGAGTTGTGACTATGCTGTCTAAAAAAACGGAAAAGCGGCGCGTCAGTTATGCGTCAGGACCGGAGTCCTGACCGAGCGTGGCCGAGGAGTCGCCTTCAGCGGACTCGTAGACGACGCGAATCTCGTAGTCGCTTTCCACTCCGACATTGACACTGGCGCCGGCACTCACCTCAGTCGGGGCAGCACCGGTAGTCCAGTCACCATTGGAGGTGATTACGTTGCTAGGACCGAATGTACTGCCAGTATCGTATGGCCCACCGCGGATGTATAATTCACTAGCCTGAATGGTATCGCCGCCGTCGTGAGTAACGGACAACAATCCATCATCATCGTCAGCGCCAGCACTGTTATCGTAGTCGAACGAGAAGCTGGCCTGCGGCGTGGCACTCTGCGTCTGGTCCCCGAGCCCGAGGACGAACGATGCAATCACTGCGGCGAGGATCACCGTAATCGCGACCATTAGGATGACGCCAATAACCGGCGAAACGGCATCATCGTCGTCGAAGAGTTCCTTGATTCGCATTACAGCTATCGAGTTGCGAGGTATTGTAATAAAGCACTTAGACGTTTCAGCCTCAGCGCCGCTCTCAAGCCGGTCTTGAACACCACAATATGAAGACGCTGGCACTCTGTCTTGTGCCTGAGCGGTCTTTTCAGCGCCCGAAACTGCTGAATTAGCTTTTCGTTGGCCCAGTTGTCTTGGTATGTCGCCTCACCATGACATCTTTGCTCGGAGTGATTTCAACTGGCCCTTGAATTCCTATTTTCAATTTGCGAGAATGCCAAAAATACAGCGTCCAGCTATTGAAACCGGAAAATCCTCTCCGTAGCTGGGTGGAACAGGGATTCGCCGTGGTCTTAACCAACAAGGCGGTGGTTCGGGGCGCGTGTTGGTTAACACGCTTCGCGTTTCACTTTCACTCCGGACGGATCGGTCTTATCACCCTCCCCGGCCGACACGACAGATACCATATGATTACCGACGCCCGCGCTTTACGCACTGACACTGTCCCACAGGACCTCTATCACCGCGACGGCCAGATCGATCATCTCTCTGCCGTGCTGGACCCGACCGGCTTCGACGCACCCGAGTCGGTGACGATCTTTGGTCCCAGCGGCGCCGGAAAGACGACGCTCGCGAAGTACGTCCTCGGGCAGTTGCGCCGTGAAACACTCGATGTGCGCTGGGGCTACGTCGACTGCATCGCCGATCCGACAGAGGCCGCGGCGTTGCACCAGTTGATCCGCGAGGTCGGGCTGGGAGCCGATCTCCGGCGCGAGGGCACCCCGCGGTCCGAGGCGCTCGATCGATTGCGGACCGCCGACGAGCATATCATCGCGGTGCTGGACGAGGTCGGTGTCGCCGACGAGGAACTGCTGTTAGCGCTGTCGAACGTCCCGGGGTGTCCCTCATTTGCATCACGGTCGACGAGGACGAGTGGCTCGCCGAACTGTCCCAGCCCGCGATCTCGCGGATGCAATCGACACAGACACTGCGGCTGGACAAGTACAGTCAGGCCGAACTGGTCGATATCCTGGCGAGTCGGGTCGCCCACGGGTTGATCCGGAGTCGCGTCGATGACAACGCGATCGCACGCATTGCGGATATCGCTGCCGGGAACGCTCGCCACGCGATCACGGTGCTCCGGTGGGCGGCCCAGCAGGTCGCCGGGCGCGATCGCGCGCACCTGACTGTCGACGTCGTCGAGGCGGTCGCGCCCGATGCCGAGGCGGATATGCAGCGACGCCGGGTCCGGTCGCTGGGCACGCATCAACGACTGTTATTCGAGATCATCAACGAGGCCGGCGAGTTGGACGGCGAGACGGTCCATGCACGGTACGAGGCGCGGTGTGACGCTCCGAAAAGCCGGACGACGCGGTGGCGATATCTGAAAAGTCTGGAGCAGTACGAGCTGATCGAGAGTCGTGGCCAGGGGCGCGGCACCGATTACGTTTCACTCCTGTAATCGCCAGAGGGGGGTACTTCGTTGCACTTCGTTTCATCTTCGTTTCACTGCTGTTCTGCGGGGGTTGGCAGGTTTGAGCGTCTAATTTTCGAGGTAGGTTTGGGTGAGTTTTGACTTCGTTTCACGCGCCCCGGTTAGTCCCTTTAGGCCCCCGTCGGTCGGGTCTGGTATGCAACGCAGTCAGACGCCCGATCGCGTGGAGCGAGAGAAGATCGAAGGTATCCAGACGAAAATCTCGATCTACCACCGCGATCCCGAGTACGCGGTTCGAATCGAAGTGGATCGGCTGGACCGCTGGGAGTTCGGGATCGACGACGACGGAGTCGCGACGTTGCTGTCGACGAGCTTAGGGTCGCGGGAAGTTCCTGACTGGTTGGACGAGTCACTGGCCGGGATGGGTATTGAGGTCGACGTATGAAAGTGGGCGCCGGTGAGGGGAAGTGTCGGTCAGTGACATGGCCCGGCCCCCACTGGGGTGTCGGTGGCGGCGTTAAAAAGTGTGGTGAGATCGGCCTGGAGACCGAGACGGGTCCCTACGATCGAGAGGTCGACGCATGAAAGCGGGCGCCATCTGGGGGGAGTGTCGAGTAACGATGGCTCGACGTGGCGCCCATCGGACGATAATCGCCGGAGGGGATAAAGTTGCCGCAGTCAGATCCGGCGGACGTTCGCCAGTGCCTCGCGGCCGGTTTCCTTCCAGCGACAGCCGTTCCACATGGACTCGACACGCTCAAACCGGCCGTCACTGCGTGGCTCGAACTCGACGCGCCGTTTCGGCCCGCGGACGGGCTGGTAGACGAACCCGTGGGCGTCGGCGACAGTTCGGTCGTTCATGCCAACCGGTGGATCGTGTCTTCGGACAGTTCGGCGATCGTGCGGAACGCGCCCCAGTCGGCCATGAACGACTGGTGGTCGGTGACGATCGTGGCGACGGTAGTTCGGCCAGTGGTCGATTCGAGTGCATCCGTGCCGACAGGTTTACTAGTCGGCGTGACAGATTTGCTCATGGTTCTTGCAACAGGAACCGACGCGCCTGGCCTGCTGGAGACAGGTCGGGCGAGCATCACTCATTCGTGATAATCGCCCAGCAGCGCGTCTGTTCCTACTCGATAGTAATCACTGCCAGCCACTTAGTGATTTCGTTTGTCTACGAAAATAACGACACCCTAATCGTTAGTTGCGTCAGCAATACGCTCCAGGCCCTTGTCCGTGATAAAGTAGTAAGCCCGCCGAGAGGAACTGTCGCCGGAGATTTCGGTGATTTCTCCATCACGAAGATTTCCAGTATCGACCTTGAACAAGTCGCCGTCTTCCACGAGGTCGCTCAGGATGTTCTGCATCGTCCGGTAGGAGAACGTCACCCTGTGTTCTCGATTGAGACCCGCCCAGATTGCAAGAGGAGGGAGCGGAATATTCTTCTCCGCGATGAACTCAAGAACCAACTCTCTGCGGGCCTCTGGCGGCATATCTCCACCGTCGGCCACTTCGTGTTTATTCCCACCGAATATTACGGAATGCGTGTTACTTACGCAATTTACGCTTGGCACGTTCATATTTGCATTAGTCTACGCAAACTACTAAGTGGTTGGGGTAGAGACTGTTGGAGCAAGGCCGACGCGGCGCTGTCGAACTCGTCTCGCGAAAAACGGCGAGTGCGGCACCGTGGTACCAACACGGATGCCGCGTCGGTCTACCCGCGACCTATGCCAAACCACACGCTCACGGGCCAAAAAGCCCCCCGACGATTCGCGCACCGCTCGCCCAGTAACCGAGACCTACCGGAGGGGACGTGTCCCGTCTGTGACGAGCCGATCGCGTCGATCGCGTCGGACCCGCGCCGGACTGTTGCCCCCTGCGGGCACGCCCTCGCTGACCGACCACTCCGATCGATTATGCCAGACCAATCCGACAGTGACGCGCATCGACTGCTAACCGACGGCGGCCCCGAAGCCTGCCAGCAGTGTGGCGAACAGGACTGGGGCACCGGCCCGCAGTTTGGACGGCTCAAATGTGGCTCCTGTGGCTGGACCCCACCGAAGGAACGCCGAGAAGAGATCAGCCGATCGCTCGCGAGCACCGACGACGAAACCGAATACGAAGTGCGCTTCGAGTGGACCGACAACGACGGACTCCCGTCGACGGACTCGATCGACGTGACCGCGACCTCGGAGGACAACGCCCGCGATATCGCGAAAGACCGGCTCGCCACCGAGTGGTTCCTGAGCGACAACGAGATCGACGACCTGACCATCCGGCCCAAGACGGCTCGAACTGACGGCGGCGACGGAGGGGACCGATGACTGACCTGCCCGTCGCCTGTTTCAACCCCGACTGTGACGAGCGGTTCGAGACAGTCGAGGACATGGTCGCGGTTCCGGGCAGCGATGGGCAGTCGCCGCGAAACTTCTGTGAGTCGTGTGCCGATCGCATCCAGCGCGGGCCGCCGATCGCGGACGGCGGCGTGCCCGACGACGTGGTCCACGAACGCACCGACCGGGACGTGACTGCCCTCTCGAAGGCCGCGCTCGTGGCCGAGTGGTCCGAAATCTGTGAGAATCTCCGCCATATGCACCACGGCGAAGAAGGCCATACTGCCGCCGTCGATCGGCGACACGAGCTGTGGAACGAGATGCGCGCCCGGACCGATGCCGACCCACCCGAGTGTCCCGAGTGTGACGGGACGCGCTGGACGCAGGGGATGGGGCAGCCCAAACACTGCACGCAGTGTGGGTTCGCACTCGACGAACGCCACCAGGAGACGATCGAGGCCGTCGACGCCTACTGGGAGACCGTGCAGTCGGTGCCCGAGGACCAGCGGCTCGTCACCGATGGCGGCCCACTGGTCGAGGATATGTATTCGGAACTCGATACGGTGTTCGCCCGCTACAACGACCTGGTCGTCGCCGAACCCGAGACCGTCGTCGCGTTGCTGATCAACATGGCCGACGGCCTGCGGGACAAGTTCGGACTCACGGTGCGCCCGCGCCACATCGGCGAGGGGAAACACGTCGTCTACGTCGGCGGCGAGGACGTGGCTGGCTTCCTGGAGCTCGAACGCGATCCCGACACCGGCCACATCATCGAGGAAGACATGCCCGAAGGGATGGAGCCCGAGCCGGTTCGAGACGACCACGACATCGTGCCCGACGGCGGCCAGATTGAGGTCTGCCCGCGGTGCGATAAGGCCAAGCTCCGAGCCCGGAATCCCGGAGCCGTGAGTTCGGGCACGACAGAGACCGCTCAACAGTATCGCTGTGCGAACTGTGGCAACCTGTGTGACGAGCCGGCCCGACGCGAGCCCAAGCACGATCCCGACCTGTCGGGGCTGGCGGGCGTCCTCGACGACGCCGGCCCGGACATGGTGACCGACGGCGGGCGGGATCAGTTCCCGTGTGTCCTGTGTGGTGCCCGCTACGGCGACCGCGGGGCGGCGCTGCGGTGTTGTTCCGCGTCCGCTCGGGAGAACCAGCCGACCGAAGCCACGCACGAGCAGGTCCGGGACGCGGTCGGGAGGGTCGACCGATGATCGACTGGCCTGCCGGCTTCGAGCGCACGCCGACTCGCCGTCGCGAGCCGAACCGGAACTTCAGTGCAGACCTAAGCGACACCACGGAAGCGCTGGCTGCCGAGATGGATCGGCTCGGCGCCGACGAGTGGCGGGCGAGTATCGCGAACTCGCACACGAAGTCGAACACGTTGCCGCGCTACGACGCCAACCCCGACGATCCTGGGTTCGTGCTGTACTGGACGAGGAGTGGTCAGCAGTTCGCGGTCGCGTGTGATGCATACTCGCGGCTCCGCGACAACGTCCGCGAGGTCTACCTATGGATCAACGAGACCCGGATGCGGGGGACCCGTGCGGTCGTGACTGGTGAATCCGAGTTCGCGGCCGCGAAGCTTCCCAGCGGCGACGACGAGGCGGTCGTGGTGAGTGCGCCACCGCATGAGGTGCTGGACGTGTCACCCGAGGCGCCCGAGTCGGTCGTCGAGGCCGCCTACCGGGCGAAGATCAAGGAGGTTCATCCCGACAACGGTGGCGATCGCGAGGAGTTCCAGCGGGTGAAACGGGCGAAAGAGCGACTGGTCGGAGGTGATGCGTGATGGCCAGTAGTCCCCACCAGCAGACCGACGCCTACGTCGGCAACTGCGAGGACTGTGTGTTCGTCGCCACCGGTGCGGAGGCGTTCGTTCGTCGGAAGGCGTCGATCCACATCAAGCGGACGGGCCATCGGCTCGCCGTCCGGGAGGACAGCAGATGATCAAGGAGGCTGCGATCCTCTTGGGGCTCATGCTTGGCACCGCTATCGGACTAGATCTGCTTGAGCGCTTGCTGTTTGGATATTGAAGCCGACTCGTAGTTCCAATAGACCCCCACAGTGGTGAAAAGCGGGTGCAAGTCCCGCTGGGTCCATCGGTCGCGTCCCGCGCCAGGATACCAATCTCTCGCGGGGCGCGGCCACCTGTTAGAGACCCATGTTTGCATACACAGAGCCGACTGTTGGAACTTACGGAGGTGTCGCCCGGTGAGCGCTCCACCAGGCGAGGACCCCGCGGAGATGAGCGTCCGCGAGGTCTACGAGATGTTTCTGGACGCCAAGCAACTCGATTACACTGAGGAGACGCTTCGAGACTATGAGACGCGTCTTCGCCAGTTCGTTGAGTGGGCCGACGACCAGGACGATATCGAGACGATCGCCGACGTGACTGGCTGGCATCTGGAGCAGTTCAAGCTGTTCAGACAGGGCCAGGACCTGGCCCCGACGACGATCAAGGGCCAGATGACGGCGCTGAAGGTCTGGCTGGAGTACGCAGCTGGCATCGAAGCCGTCGACGAGATGTTGCCCTACCGAGTGAATATCCCGAAACTGACCCAGACCGACGAGACCGACGATACGCTGTTAGATGTCGACGACGCGAAGCGCTTGCTGGAACACTACCGCGAGTCTCGTGTCGAGTTCGCGTCTGAGCGCCATATCATCCTCGAACTGGTGTGGTTCACTGGGGCTCGGCTGGGAGGGATTCGGGCACTCGATCTTGAGGATTACCACTCCGAGGATCAGTTTGTCCGATTCTCCCACCGGCTGGAGGGTGAGGCGACGCCGTTGAAGAAAAAGCTCGATGGTGAGCGGCCAGTCGGCCTCCCTGATGAGACCTGCGAGGCGCTGGATGCATATATCGAGCACGTCCGCACGGAGAAACGCGATGACGGGGGTCGGAGACCGCTGTTGTGTGGCCGGCAGGGCCGGCCAGCGGCCTCGACGCTCCAGAACTGGATGTACCACGCGACGCTGCCGTGTACTGCTGGGTCCTGTCCCCACGGGAAGGAGCCGCGAACCTGTGACTGGACCGAGCGGAACCAGGCCAGCAAATGTCCGTCGTCGCGATCGCCCCACCAGGTCCGAACCGGCAGCATCACCTGGCAACTGAACTGCGGCGGGTCGTACGAGGCCGTCGGCCAACGTGCCAACTCCGACCCCGACACGCTCCGGCGCTACTACGACAAGGCCAGTGATGTCGAGAAACTGGAAGAACGCCGTCGCGATTTCGTCGATCAGCTGAACTTTGAGACCGATGACAACTGACAGCACTACCACCGAGAGACGCATCGTTGATACCCGCACGAGTATCCGAAGTCCCGCTATCCCTCCGACCCCATCTCGATCTTTAAATTTTCTAAAGGTAGCAGACATGTAGCGGCTATTTTCGGGTTTCTCAGAATACCCGATTTTCATACTCAAAGTTCTGATAAGTCGGGGTGGTCAGCGTGATTTTCGAGCCCCGTGTAGAGTTCGATCTCGACCACTATCCACGGCTCCGCGTGTGGGACTCGAAGGCTGGTCACGACAGGTATCTCTACCTCCACCGGCTGACCGCCTACGCCCACGGCGACCTCGACGATCTCTGGTCTCCGCTCCACGTTCACCACGTCGATGAAGATCGCTGGAACAACGATCCCGACAACCTCGAAGCTCGGTCCCCAGCTGATCACACCGACTACCATCTCAACGGAGGTGCCCCTTCGTGAGTCGATCGCCGTCTCGCGAAGACTGGCCGTTCCCAGCTGATGAGTTCGTTCGCGCCTCTCGCCTCCTGGAGGCTACCGACGAAGAAGTTCGTCGAGCTGTCCAGCGCGTCGAGGACGGTGATCGTCGGTGACCGCAGTTACCTACTCCTGTGACAACTGCTCTGTGACGATCGTCGAGCGGAACCCCGAACGAACAGATCTCTGCCCAGTCTGTCGGACTGGTGGTGATCCGACAGACTACCCTCCGTTGAACGAGGAGCGAGGTGATTTCCGGTGACCGTCTGGTCCGCCTACCGTCACTATCGCTGTAATCGCTGCGGCGATGTCTGCATCAACCGCCTCGACACTGCAGCTGCTCGGAATAACTTCTGCCATCCCTGTGTTGACGATCTCCCTCATTCTCTCCTCGCTACACCAGCCGACACAAGCGAGCGAGTGGAGGGAGCGGCCCCCTCCCATGGGGGTCCGACTGACCGAGTGAGCGCAACCCCCCGAGCGGAGCGACGGGGGGAATCCCAACGCGAAAGCCCGGCCGGAGGCCCGGAACGTGGGTGCGGTGGTGTGCAGTCGCTGATGGATGGCGTTCGTTCTCATTCTGCTTTCGATGAGTAGTGGTGAACCAACCTCCGGCGGCTCTCGGCACACCAACCAGAACAACTCTGTAACCCCGTCTCAGCCCGGTAACCCGCCGAACTCTGAACGCGAGTTACCCACGGTCGACGAACGGATGGCAGAGTTCTACGAGGAGTTTCCAGACCGGGCATCTCTCCCGCTAACTGAGACTCACGGCAGCTCCCTCCGTCGAGAATACACATGGGAGCGGCGAGAGGAATACCATAGTGAGCCGCTCCAAGATACGGAGAACGCAGTTTCAGGTTCTCAAGTCGTCTGGAGGAAACCTGTCACCTGGGCCGAAGCCGTCCGTCGAACTCTCGAAAACCACGAGGAGACACGCCGAACGACCATCAATTTAGAGTGTGGCCGTCCTTCCGATCCGGAGTATGCCGAGTTTTCGATCGACGCTGACAACCGATGGTTTGCTTCGTACCAACGACGCTACTACGCTCAGATGAAGGCGTGGCTCCGCGAGATCGTTGGTGGTGAACGTCCCTCCGGAGGCTTGTCCGAGGGCGCTTTTGATGATCCGCATATCGCGCTCGTGACACTGTCTGCTTCCAGCGTACCCGATACTGAGCGGGTTGGTCCGATCGATCACATGGAGACGCGCCGTAGCTCTTGGTCCGACTGTTACCACACGCTTCGGAACACAAT
Above is a window of Haloarcula halophila DNA encoding:
- a CDS encoding J domain-containing protein, with amino-acid sequence MIDWPAGFERTPTRRREPNRNFSADLSDTTEALAAEMDRLGADEWRASIANSHTKSNTLPRYDANPDDPGFVLYWTRSGQQFAVACDAYSRLRDNVREVYLWINETRMRGTRAVVTGESEFAAAKLPSGDDEAVVVSAPPHEVLDVSPEAPESVVEAAYRAKIKEVHPDNGGDREEFQRVKRAKERLVGGDA
- a CDS encoding tyrosine-type recombinase/integrase; protein product: MSAPPGEDPAEMSVREVYEMFLDAKQLDYTEETLRDYETRLRQFVEWADDQDDIETIADVTGWHLEQFKLFRQGQDLAPTTIKGQMTALKVWLEYAAGIEAVDEMLPYRVNIPKLTQTDETDDTLLDVDDAKRLLEHYRESRVEFASERHIILELVWFTGARLGGIRALDLEDYHSEDQFVRFSHRLEGEATPLKKKLDGERPVGLPDETCEALDAYIEHVRTEKRDDGGRRPLLCGRQGRPAASTLQNWMYHATLPCTAGSCPHGKEPRTCDWTERNQASKCPSSRSPHQVRTGSITWQLNCGGSYEAVGQRANSDPDTLRRYYDKASDVEKLEERRRDFVDQLNFETDDN
- a CDS encoding HNH endonuclease, which produces MWDSKAGHDRYLYLHRLTAYAHGDLDDLWSPLHVHHVDEDRWNNDPDNLEARSPADHTDYHLNGGAPS
- a CDS encoding type IV pilin N-terminal domain-containing protein, producing the protein MRIKELFDDDDAVSPVIGVILMVAITVILAAVIASFVLGLGDQTQSATPQASFSFDYDNSAGADDDDGLLSVTHDGGDTIQASELYIRGGPYDTGSTFGPSNVITSNGDWTTGAAPTEVSAGASVNVGVESDYEIRVVYESAEGDSSATLGQDSGPDA
- a CDS encoding type IV pilin N-terminal domain-containing protein, yielding MKIQQSSFAGFPETTMEIRNLFDDEQGVSPVIGVILMVAITVILAAVIATFVLGLGDQVSNTAPQASFSFDYDTSATGSGDFTGSGDGILTITHDGGDTIQGSNLNINGGATSGTVTWQDAGQTEVTAGVSVDYPVNNEDTVRVTYQSAEGSNSATLGRWDGPEA